ACCGCACCCGTCCGGGTGTGGCCGAAAAGTGGGACCTCTACGTGCGCGGTTTCGAGTTGGCCACGGGATACTCCGAACTGGTGGACCCGGTGGTGGAGCGGGAGCGCTTGGAAGCCCAGGCGCGCCTTGCCGCGACCGGGGACGCCGAGGCCATGCCGGTCGACGAAGACTTTCTGCGATCGCTGGAGTACGGAATGCCACCGAGCGGTGGGGTCGGAATGGGCATCGACCGGCTCCTGATGGCGCTCACCGGTCTCGGTATCCGGGAGACGATCCTGTTCCCCCTCGTGCGCCCGGAATGAGTAACTTCTCGGACTCCGGGCGGCGCATTCCGCTACTTGTGCGCTAACCTGCACTCGCCAATGCTTTAGGTCGCGGTCGGGGAGCACACCGCGCATTCGAGTCCAGGAGGATACGCATGGCGCAGAAGGTCACCGTGACCCTGGTCGATGACCTGGACGGTGGGAAGGCCGAGGAGACGGTCGGTTTCGGTTTGGACGGCGTGTCCTACGAGATCGACCTTTCTGCGGGCAATGCGTCCAGGCTTCGCGACGCCCTCGCCGACTTCGTCGCCAGCGCGCGCAAGGCCGGTGGTCGCAAGCGCGGTCCCGGTCGGCCCGCCGGCGTGAAGGCGGCCCGTCCGGCCTCGGCCGACCGGGAGCAGAACCAGGCCATTCGGGAGTGGGCCCGCAAGCAGGGGATGAAGGTGTCCGACCGCGGGCGCATCCCGGCCGAGGTGCTGGAGGCGTACCACCAGCAGGGCTGACGGCGGCGGGCGCGTGGCGCACGCCACGCAATTACGCCAATCGACGAAGGGGCGCCGGGGATTCCGGCGCCCCTTGGTTGTTTTTTCGGACCGACCGCCCGTGCGGCCGTGAAGATCCATTTGTTGGTCCGTTCCCCGTAGTGGTGATCTTCTCTTCGCAGTCCCTTCGTCTCGATTGGTCGTGGCGCTCGACACGTCCCGTGCGCCGGGGATCACCCGATCGTGTTCGGTTAGGCTTGCCTCACCCGGTCCGGACGGTGAGGAGGAGCACCTTGGGCCTCCGCGCCGCGCGCCTGTCGCTGCTGCTCGGCCTGCTGCTCGCGGTGGTGCTGGCGAGCATCGCCCTCGGCGCCCGGGACATCCCGCCGGACGGGGTGTGGAAGGCGCTGACCGCGCCGACCGGCACCGAGGACGACCTGGTCGTGCGCGGCCTGCGGGTGCCGCGCACCCTGTTCGGCCTGGTGGTCGGCGCGGCCCTGGGCGTCGGCGGCGCGCTGATGCAGGGCCACACCCGCAACCCGCTGGCCGACCCCGGCATCCTCGGCGTCACGCAGGGCGCCTCGTTCGCGGTGGTGCTGTCGATCTCCGCCCTGGGCGTCGCGGACGTCCGCGGGTACGTGTGGTTCGCGTTCGCCGGCGCGCTGGCGGCCGGCGTGGTGGTGTTCCTGCTCGGCTCGGGGCCGTCCGGGCCGACGCCGGTGACCCTGGCGCTGGCGGGCGCGGCGGTGTCCGCGCTGATGAACGGGCTGGTGTCCGCGCTGGTGCTGCTGGACCGGCAGGGCCTGGACGCGTTCCGGTTCTGGCAGCTCGGCGGCATCGCCGGGCGCGAGCCGGTGGTGCTGTGGCAACTGCTGCCGTTCCTGCTGCTGGGGCTGGCGCTGGCCGCGTTCAACGCGACCGGGCTCAACGCCCTGGCGCTGGGCGACGACGTGGCGCGCTCGCTCGGGCACCGCGTGGCGGCGACCCGGGTGGTGGGGCTGGTGGCGATCACGCTGCTGGTGGGCGGCTCGGTGGCGGCGTGCGGGCCGATCGCGTTCGTCGGGCTGGTCGTGCCGCACCTGGCGCGGGCGCTGTCCGGGCCCGACCACCGGTGGCTGCTGCCGTTCGCCGCGGTGCTGGGCGCGGCGGTGCTGCTGGCGGCCGACGTGGTGGGCCGGGTGGTGGCGCGGCCCGGTGAGCTGCCGGTGGGCATCGTGATGGCGCTGGTCGGCGCGCCGGTGTTCATCGCCCTGGTGCGGCGGCGGAAGCCGGTGCGGCTGTGACCGCGGTGCGGGTCGGAGCGGTGTCCGGGCGGCTGCGGTGGCGGCCGCTGGTGCTGGTGGTCGCGGGGGCGGCCCTGCTGGCGCTGGTCGCCGGGGTGGCGGTCGGGCTCGGCGACGTGCCGCTGGGGCTCGGGCAGGTCCTGGACGTGCTGCTCGGCGGCGGGACGCGCGGGCAGCGGTTCGTGGTGCTCGACCTGCGCCTGCCCAGGGTGCTGACCGGGGTGCTCGTCGGCGCCGCGCTCGGGGTGGCGGGCGCGGTGTGCCAGGCGATCGCGCGCAACCCGCTGGCCAGCCCGGACGTGCTGGGCGTGACCTGGGGCGCCGGCGCGGGCGCGGTCACCGTGATCACCTTCGCCGGGTCGTTCGGCGCGGTCGGCGGCGCGGTGGCGGGCGTCGCGGTGCCCGCGGCCGCCCTGGCCGGCGGGCTGCTGGCCGGGCTGCTGGTGCACGGGCTGGCGTGGCGGCGCGGCGTCGAGGGCTTCCGGCTGGTGCTGGTCGGCATCGGCGTGTCCGCGGTGGCGGTCAACCTCACCCAGTACCTGCTGACCGTCGGCGACGTGACCGACGCGGCGCGGGCGGTGGTGTGGCTGACCGGCAGCCTGAACGGGCGCGGCTGGGAGCACGCCGTGCCGGTGGGGCTGGCCCTGGCGGTGCTGCTGCCCGCGGCGCTGTCGGGGACCCGGCTGCTGGGCGCGTTGCAGTTCGACGACGACACCGCGCGCGGCCTGGGCGTGCGGCTCAAC
This portion of the Saccharothrix syringae genome encodes:
- a CDS encoding histone-like nucleoid-structuring protein Lsr2 yields the protein MAQKVTVTLVDDLDGGKAEETVGFGLDGVSYEIDLSAGNASRLRDALADFVASARKAGGRKRGPGRPAGVKAARPASADREQNQAIREWARKQGMKVSDRGRIPAEVLEAYHQQG
- a CDS encoding FecCD family ABC transporter permease, whose protein sequence is MGLRAARLSLLLGLLLAVVLASIALGARDIPPDGVWKALTAPTGTEDDLVVRGLRVPRTLFGLVVGAALGVGGALMQGHTRNPLADPGILGVTQGASFAVVLSISALGVADVRGYVWFAFAGALAAGVVVFLLGSGPSGPTPVTLALAGAAVSALMNGLVSALVLLDRQGLDAFRFWQLGGIAGREPVVLWQLLPFLLLGLALAAFNATGLNALALGDDVARSLGHRVAATRVVGLVAITLLVGGSVAACGPIAFVGLVVPHLARALSGPDHRWLLPFAAVLGAAVLLAADVVGRVVARPGELPVGIVMALVGAPVFIALVRRRKPVRL
- a CDS encoding FecCD family ABC transporter permease; amino-acid sequence: MTAVRVGAVSGRLRWRPLVLVVAGAALLALVAGVAVGLGDVPLGLGQVLDVLLGGGTRGQRFVVLDLRLPRVLTGVLVGAALGVAGAVCQAIARNPLASPDVLGVTWGAGAGAVTVITFAGSFGAVGGAVAGVAVPAAALAGGLLAGLLVHGLAWRRGVEGFRLVLVGIGVSAVAVNLTQYLLTVGDVTDAARAVVWLTGSLNGRGWEHAVPVGLALAVLLPAALSGTRLLGALQFDDDTARGLGVRLNGARGALLLLAVVLAAVATAAAGPVAFVALAAPQVALRLAGTATPPLLGSAVVGGLLVAVSDLVSRTAFGGVELPVGVVTAVLGAPYLMYLLVRTRREARA